One segment of Sulfitobacter sp. W027 DNA contains the following:
- a CDS encoding polysaccharide biosynthesis/export family protein, which yields MFKRLITVSALTLLTGCGVAYISPKVSEAGSKVRIVPLTSETVLAANSSTYQPKQLPAVFFQTAGGAGGLRGAGPTPSPVSEIQTRPGTLALRVPNTPPSTTYDIGVGDVLLLATRGGASTVEELSGLLAAQNRRQGYTVQDDGAIAIPDVGRVRVVGLTLEEAEAALFQRLLEAQIDPSFSLEIAEFNSKRVSIGGAVGNPTIIPITLTPLTLDQAVASAGGIQTPDLDYASIRLYRNGDLFQIPLEEYLRRADLQKLRLVAGDSVFVDTEYQLDRAQAYFAEQIAVQQFRQQARSQALSELQAVVNLRRAALQESRTNFEAQVSNDAVDRDYAYLAGEVNQSGRFTFPFGRTVTLADALYSEGGFDTQTGNPSQIYVLRGSDNPREFGAVTAWNLDARNAANLILATRMELRPNDVIFVAEQPVTRWNRAITQITPSLITSVASSVQ from the coding sequence ATGTTCAAACGTCTTATCACTGTTTCTGCGCTGACACTTCTTACCGGCTGCGGTGTCGCCTATATTTCTCCTAAGGTGTCAGAGGCTGGCAGCAAAGTTCGTATTGTTCCCCTGACCTCAGAAACGGTTCTGGCCGCAAACAGCTCTACCTATCAGCCGAAACAGCTCCCCGCGGTATTTTTCCAGACGGCCGGCGGTGCTGGCGGGCTACGGGGCGCTGGCCCCACGCCATCGCCCGTGTCGGAAATTCAGACCCGGCCCGGCACTCTTGCGCTTCGGGTCCCAAATACCCCGCCCAGCACGACCTATGATATTGGTGTTGGCGACGTGCTGCTCCTGGCCACCCGGGGCGGTGCTTCTACCGTTGAAGAACTCAGCGGTTTGCTCGCGGCACAAAACCGGCGGCAAGGCTATACTGTTCAAGATGACGGCGCGATTGCCATTCCAGATGTGGGCCGCGTTCGGGTCGTGGGACTTACGCTCGAAGAGGCCGAAGCCGCGCTCTTCCAACGCTTGCTCGAGGCGCAAATCGACCCGTCTTTCAGCCTGGAAATCGCTGAGTTTAATTCGAAGCGGGTGTCCATCGGGGGGGCTGTTGGCAACCCGACCATCATTCCGATCACGCTTACCCCTCTCACCTTGGACCAAGCCGTCGCGAGCGCGGGTGGCATCCAGACACCAGATCTGGATTACGCCTCCATCCGGCTTTACCGCAATGGCGACCTTTTCCAGATCCCGCTCGAAGAATATCTCCGCCGCGCAGATCTGCAAAAATTGCGGCTCGTCGCTGGCGACAGCGTCTTCGTCGATACCGAGTACCAGCTTGACCGGGCTCAGGCCTATTTTGCAGAACAGATCGCGGTGCAACAATTCCGCCAGCAGGCCCGCAGCCAAGCTCTGAGCGAGTTGCAGGCTGTCGTGAACCTTCGCAGAGCAGCGCTTCAAGAGAGCCGTACGAACTTCGAAGCTCAGGTCTCGAATGATGCTGTAGACCGCGACTACGCCTATCTCGCAGGAGAAGTTAACCAATCTGGGCGGTTCACCTTTCCGTTCGGCCGAACAGTCACGCTCGCGGACGCGCTTTATTCTGAAGGTGGGTTCGATACACAAACGGGCAACCCTTCGCAGATTTACGTTCTACGCGGCTCGGATAATCCGCGCGAGTTCGGTGCGGTCACCGCATGGAACCTTGATGCACGCAATGCCGCCAATCTCATCCTCGCCACACGGATGGAATTGCGGCCGAACGATGTCATATTTGTCGCGGAACAACCTGTAACACGTTGGAATCGCGCGATAACACAGATCACGCCTTCACTGATTACAAGTGTAGCAAGCTCAGTTCAGTAA
- a CDS encoding YjbF family lipoprotein, protein MKRKFIAALSILALTAACGARQGEQQVLGSVLEGIKGLSAPAAPPVTAEQIRQKLTPEVRAQLGNGPFMVAQLGEGDRTSLLLQAGRNRDVVTYVTPDGISVNLRQGVLISTRGLGFDLMSANVSEVLASLRQGGSAVRIHRYLDGEDQIVIKSFICDYVGNINITESCYGNDQTFENRYRMSAGRVVVSRQWIGPQIGYISLEPA, encoded by the coding sequence ATGAAAAGGAAGTTTATCGCCGCGTTATCGATCCTGGCGCTCACAGCCGCATGTGGTGCACGGCAGGGTGAACAGCAGGTGCTTGGCTCCGTGCTCGAAGGCATCAAAGGGCTTTCCGCCCCTGCTGCCCCGCCAGTGACGGCCGAACAGATCCGCCAAAAGCTGACACCTGAAGTCCGCGCACAGCTGGGCAATGGGCCTTTTATGGTCGCTCAGTTGGGGGAGGGAGACCGTACCTCCCTTCTCCTTCAGGCGGGGCGAAACAGGGATGTGGTCACTTATGTTACCCCTGATGGAATATCGGTCAACTTGCGGCAAGGCGTGCTGATCAGCACCCGCGGCCTCGGGTTTGATCTGATGAGCGCCAATGTCTCGGAAGTGCTTGCCAGCCTACGCCAGGGGGGCAGCGCCGTTCGTATCCATCGCTATCTCGATGGCGAAGATCAGATTGTCATCAAAAGCTTCATCTGCGATTATGTCGGCAATATCAATATCACTGAATCCTGCTATGGGAACGATCAAACTTTTGAAAACCGTTACCGTATGTCAGCAGGTCGCGTCGTCGTATCGCGCCAGTGGATCGGTCCACAGATCGGATATATTTCGCTGGAGCCGGCGTAA
- a CDS encoding YjbH domain-containing protein yields the protein MTDTPSEKGGSRRRTKRAIIGIGIVLLPAAAQTQGSSYTTYGTVGLIDIPTAQSAEDAELAATYSRFGNTARSTLSFQITPRLAGSFRYSKIEDFSTGGALFDRSFDLRYRVLDETPSRPAIAVGLQDFIGTGVYSGEYIVATKSFSPRLTFSGGIGWGRLASYKGFSNPLGALDDRFDSRPDRDVGRGGEVEATGWFRGDAALFGGVAWAATDKLTLKAEYSSDAYLSESRAGSFEHKSPFNFGVDYQVRDNVNLQAHYLYGSELGFTVSLLTNPRRPAANGGTGTAPLPVQRRAPGAASDLGWTQVAGVRPSLRKQTDALLASDGMALEAMTIGAQAATVHIRNDRYLARPEAIGRSARILTRVLPASVETFTIVPVENGIALSAITLNRSDIENLEHAPDGAWQSYARADIADAADSLEGASYDADTYPKLTWSLGPYLNASYFDPDEPVRVNAGLRLQGRYDIAPGWFVSGSVEQRVVGNIGDADRPSDSVIPRVRSESALYAREGETSLEHLTLAHYFRPGEDFYGRVTAGYLESQFGGVSSEVLWKPVASRLALGAEVNYAVQRDFDQGFGFRDYEVATGHLSAYYDFGNGYLGQVDAGRYLAGDYGATFTLDRVFANGWSVGAYATLTDVSFDDFGEGSFDKGLRFTVPLSHILGKPTDDTYKAVIQPLTRDGGARLKVRDRLYDSVRSYHTPEMKDNWGRFWR from the coding sequence ATGACAGACACGCCCAGTGAAAAGGGAGGCTCGCGTCGCCGAACAAAGCGCGCGATCATCGGCATTGGCATTGTCTTGCTTCCAGCGGCGGCGCAGACGCAGGGTTCCTCCTATACGACCTACGGCACAGTGGGGTTGATCGACATACCCACCGCTCAAAGTGCCGAAGATGCTGAGCTTGCCGCCACCTATAGTAGGTTCGGGAACACGGCGCGCTCGACGCTTAGCTTTCAGATTACACCGCGCCTGGCGGGCAGCTTTCGCTACAGCAAGATCGAGGACTTTTCGACTGGTGGCGCCCTCTTCGACCGCTCCTTCGACCTGCGCTACCGGGTGCTCGACGAAACCCCCAGCCGCCCCGCCATCGCCGTGGGCCTGCAAGACTTCATCGGCACCGGCGTCTATTCCGGCGAATATATTGTTGCCACAAAATCTTTCTCTCCGCGTCTGACCTTCAGCGGCGGTATCGGCTGGGGGCGCCTTGCAAGTTACAAAGGCTTCTCCAATCCGCTAGGTGCTCTGGACGACCGGTTTGACAGCAGACCTGATCGCGATGTGGGACGAGGCGGGGAAGTTGAAGCCACAGGATGGTTTCGCGGCGACGCAGCGCTGTTCGGCGGTGTCGCATGGGCGGCTACCGACAAGCTTACGCTGAAAGCTGAGTATTCTTCAGATGCCTATCTGAGTGAATCTCGGGCTGGTTCGTTCGAGCATAAATCGCCCTTTAACTTTGGGGTAGACTACCAGGTCCGCGACAACGTTAACCTGCAAGCCCATTATCTTTACGGGTCAGAGCTCGGCTTCACCGTGAGCCTGCTCACGAACCCGCGTCGTCCCGCAGCCAATGGAGGTACGGGCACCGCACCTTTGCCGGTTCAGCGGCGCGCCCCCGGGGCCGCATCGGACCTTGGATGGACGCAAGTGGCGGGCGTCAGACCCAGTCTGCGAAAGCAAACCGACGCCTTGCTTGCCAGCGATGGCATGGCTTTGGAAGCGATGACGATCGGCGCACAGGCTGCAACAGTTCACATCCGCAACGACCGTTATTTGGCGCGGCCAGAAGCAATTGGCCGCAGCGCCCGGATCCTCACCAGGGTCCTGCCCGCTTCGGTAGAAACCTTTACCATTGTGCCCGTGGAGAACGGGATTGCGCTCTCCGCGATCACGTTAAACCGGTCTGACATTGAAAACCTAGAGCACGCCCCCGACGGGGCTTGGCAGAGCTATGCGCGGGCAGACATCGCAGATGCGGCGGACAGTCTAGAGGGCGCAAGTTATGATGCGGACACCTATCCTAAGCTCACTTGGTCTTTAGGGCCTTATCTCAACGCGAGCTATTTCGATCCGGATGAGCCGGTGCGCGTTAACGCGGGTCTGCGTCTGCAAGGGCGCTATGACATTGCGCCCGGCTGGTTCGTTTCGGGCAGCGTCGAGCAGCGTGTGGTTGGCAATATCGGCGACGCCGATCGGCCATCGGATTCTGTTATCCCACGGGTCCGCTCAGAAAGCGCGCTCTATGCGCGCGAGGGTGAAACTTCGCTCGAACATCTAACGCTGGCGCATTACTTTCGCCCCGGCGAAGACTTCTATGGCCGTGTCACCGCTGGCTATCTTGAATCTCAGTTCGGAGGGGTCTCTAGCGAAGTTCTCTGGAAGCCGGTCGCAAGCCGTCTCGCTTTGGGCGCAGAAGTGAATTACGCCGTTCAACGTGACTTTGATCAAGGCTTCGGGTTCCGCGACTATGAGGTCGCGACAGGCCATCTGTCGGCCTATTATGATTTTGGGAACGGCTATCTCGGCCAAGTCGATGCGGGCCGCTATCTCGCCGGAGACTACGGGGCGACCTTCACACTGGACCGCGTTTTCGCCAATGGCTGGAGCGTGGGCGCTTACGCAACCCTCACCGATGTCTCTTTCGACGACTTCGGCGAAGGGTCTTTTGACAAAGGTTTGCGCTTTACCGTGCCGCTTTCTCACATTCTGGGAAAGCCAACGGATGACACCTATAAGGCAGTCATTCAACCTTTGACGCGGGATGGTGGCGCACGGCTGAAGGTTCGAGATCGCCTTTATGATAGCGTCCGCAGTTACCATACACCGGAAATGAAAGATAACTGGGGCAGGTTCTGGAGATGA
- a CDS encoding metallophosphoesterase family protein, giving the protein MRAGITSWLKNLKTRPPAALAGSAETYAPDTPFFAIGDVHGCAVQLEKLLAELDGIASGEENLVFLGDYIDRGPQTREVLTRLYDLNRRMPGRTTCLMGNHERMMLDFIDDPAGDGLHWLQNGGFETLKSFGVLTVQHRLDSSTCIGLANRLEAALPRGMQEWLRALPLQWSSGNMHCVHAAMSPRRAPHVQRAQTLLWGHPNFLNTAREDSSVVVHGHTIVKQAGLSASRISLDTGAYRTGRLSAARISTGACQFIEVQ; this is encoded by the coding sequence ATGCGCGCGGGCATCACTTCGTGGCTTAAAAACTTAAAAACGCGCCCTCCGGCCGCTTTGGCCGGGAGCGCCGAAACCTATGCCCCCGACACCCCCTTTTTTGCGATTGGCGATGTTCATGGCTGCGCAGTCCAACTGGAAAAGTTATTAGCGGAACTGGACGGGATCGCCAGCGGTGAAGAGAATTTAGTCTTTCTGGGCGACTACATTGACCGAGGACCGCAGACGCGGGAGGTGCTCACGCGGCTCTATGATCTGAACCGAAGGATGCCAGGCAGGACCACCTGTCTCATGGGCAACCATGAGCGCATGATGCTCGATTTTATTGACGATCCTGCTGGTGATGGGTTGCATTGGCTCCAAAATGGCGGGTTTGAGACCCTCAAGAGCTTTGGCGTCTTGACAGTGCAGCATAGATTAGACAGCAGCACCTGCATCGGTTTGGCAAACCGGCTAGAGGCTGCCCTGCCGCGCGGCATGCAAGAATGGCTGCGCGCTCTGCCCCTGCAGTGGTCGAGCGGCAATATGCACTGTGTCCACGCCGCCATGTCCCCACGGCGCGCACCCCACGTTCAGCGCGCACAAACATTGCTTTGGGGGCATCCCAATTTTTTAAATACCGCGCGGGAGGACTCATCTGTTGTCGTTCATGGCCATACCATCGTAAAGCAAGCGGGCCTGTCGGCGAGCCGCATCTCTCTCGACACCGGCGCCTACCGAACCGGTCGCCTTAGCGCTGCGCGAATTTCGACCGGCGCCTGCCAATTCATTGAGGTGCAGTGA
- a CDS encoding MarR family EPS-associated transcriptional regulator, with the protein MTRPIDEDTRFRVMRALEADPKLSQRELARTLGISLGIVNYCLKALVEKGQVKVGNFRASDNKLRYAYVLTPRGVLAKARLTKNFLKRRMAEHEALVAEIEALQEELGAETTGQGAPEKLR; encoded by the coding sequence ATGACGAGACCAATTGATGAAGATACCCGCTTTCGAGTGATGCGCGCGCTAGAAGCTGACCCAAAGCTTTCGCAGCGTGAGCTGGCGCGGACTTTGGGCATCAGCCTTGGGATCGTCAACTATTGCCTGAAGGCATTGGTTGAAAAGGGCCAAGTGAAAGTCGGTAATTTTCGCGCCTCCGACAATAAGCTCCGCTATGCCTATGTGCTGACACCGCGCGGGGTGCTGGCGAAGGCGCGGCTCACGAAGAATTTTCTGAAGCGCCGCATGGCAGAACATGAAGCGCTGGTCGCGGAAATTGAGGCGCTGCAAGAAGAGCTTGGCGCCGAGACGACGGGGCAGGGGGCCCCTGAGAAGCTCCGATAG
- a CDS encoding NAD-dependent 4,6-dehydratase LegB encodes MSNKRVLVTGADGFIGSHLTEALVRAGYETRAFVMYNSLNSWGWLDRPAEDVRGNFELVAGDIRDPHGVANAMEGCDAVLHLAALIAIPFSYHSPDSYVATNITGTLNVLQAARRLGTERVISTSTSETYGTAQFVPITEEHPVNGQSPYAATKVAADQLALSFQKSFGTPVAVLRPFNTYGPRQSARAVIPTIISQIAAGERKIKLGALHPTRDFTFVHDTARGFIQAMECEACVGEATNIGSDFEISIMDTVNLIAESMGVEIEIVSDEQRMRPADSEVERLFAGVDKARRLFGWAPEHGGREGFAKGIVKTAEWFQNPVNLAAYKSGQYNV; translated from the coding sequence ATGAGCAATAAAAGAGTTCTCGTTACTGGGGCCGACGGTTTCATCGGATCCCACTTGACCGAGGCACTGGTGCGCGCGGGTTACGAGACCCGCGCCTTCGTGATGTACAACTCGTTGAACTCTTGGGGCTGGCTGGATCGCCCCGCTGAGGACGTGAGGGGCAATTTCGAGCTTGTCGCGGGCGACATTCGAGACCCGCATGGCGTGGCCAATGCGATGGAGGGCTGCGATGCGGTGCTGCACCTGGCGGCGCTAATTGCCATTCCCTTCAGCTACCATTCGCCGGACAGCTACGTGGCGACGAATATCACCGGTACGCTAAATGTGCTACAGGCGGCGCGCCGGCTGGGCACAGAGCGGGTGATTTCTACCTCGACTTCGGAAACTTATGGTACCGCGCAATTCGTGCCGATCACCGAGGAGCATCCGGTCAACGGGCAGTCGCCCTATGCCGCCACCAAGGTGGCGGCCGACCAGCTGGCGCTTTCCTTCCAGAAGAGTTTTGGCACGCCAGTGGCCGTACTGCGCCCGTTCAACACCTATGGCCCGCGCCAGTCCGCCCGCGCGGTAATTCCGACGATTATCAGTCAGATCGCCGCCGGAGAGCGCAAAATAAAGCTGGGCGCGCTGCATCCGACGCGCGACTTTACCTTCGTGCATGACACGGCGCGGGGCTTCATTCAGGCGATGGAATGCGAAGCCTGCGTCGGCGAAGCTACCAACATCGGCTCGGATTTCGAGATCTCGATCATGGACACGGTTAACCTGATCGCGGAGTCCATGGGTGTCGAGATCGAAATCGTGTCCGACGAACAGCGCATGCGCCCCGCCGACAGCGAGGTCGAACGTCTGTTCGCCGGAGTCGACAAGGCCCGCCGCCTGTTCGGCTGGGCGCCGGAACATGGCGGCCGTGAAGGCTTTGCCAAGGGGATCGTAAAGACTGCCGAGTGGTTCCAGAACCCGGTCAACCTCGCGGCTTACAAGAGCGGCCAATACAACGTCTGA
- a CDS encoding LegC family aminotransferase, which produces MDIAEELVRRIRGVIGTRESFVPLHVPEFHGRERELLLDCIDTGWVSSVGSYVDAFEAEVARLSGCAYGVVVANGTAALQIALIIAGVQAEDEVLVPALTFVATANATRHLGAVPHFVDSAYDTLGICPLRLRAHLEQVAEVRNGQTWNRRTGRRITAVVPMHVFGCPVDMDGLDAVVADWPMVVVEDAAESLGSTYKGHPCGSLGTVAAVSFNGNKIVTTGGGGAIVTDDPALARRAKHLTTTAKIPHKWAFLHDEVGFNYRMPNLNAALGVAQLEQLDTRLAHKQHLFYAYAQAFLGLQGVSLFHAPEGSVSNNWLVTLVLDPARAGDRDHLLTVLNDAGVMTRPIWTLMHRLPMYQDAPRADLTQAEDLEARVVNIPSSAYLGSREGTAA; this is translated from the coding sequence ATGGATATTGCAGAAGAATTGGTGCGGCGCATCCGGGGTGTGATCGGAACGCGAGAATCTTTCGTACCGCTTCACGTGCCGGAATTCCACGGCCGCGAGCGCGAGTTGCTGCTCGACTGCATCGATACGGGCTGGGTCTCTTCGGTGGGCTCCTACGTCGATGCCTTCGAGGCGGAGGTGGCGCGGTTGTCAGGCTGCGCGTATGGCGTAGTAGTGGCTAATGGCACCGCCGCCCTCCAGATTGCGCTGATCATAGCGGGGGTTCAGGCTGAGGATGAGGTGCTGGTCCCGGCGTTGACCTTCGTCGCCACAGCGAACGCAACCCGCCATCTCGGCGCCGTACCGCATTTCGTCGACAGCGCCTATGACACGCTGGGCATCTGCCCGCTGCGGCTGCGCGCGCATCTTGAACAGGTGGCCGAGGTCCGCAACGGCCAGACATGGAACCGCCGTACCGGGCGGCGCATCACCGCGGTGGTGCCGATGCATGTCTTTGGCTGCCCAGTCGACATGGATGGGCTCGATGCGGTGGTGGCCGATTGGCCCATGGTGGTCGTCGAGGACGCCGCCGAGAGCCTCGGCAGCACCTACAAGGGACATCCGTGCGGCAGTCTCGGGACCGTCGCGGCGGTTAGCTTCAACGGCAACAAGATCGTCACCACCGGCGGCGGCGGCGCGATCGTCACCGACGACCCGGCCCTAGCCAGACGCGCCAAACACTTGACCACCACGGCCAAAATACCGCACAAGTGGGCGTTTCTGCATGACGAGGTGGGCTTCAATTACCGGATGCCGAATCTGAACGCGGCACTGGGTGTCGCGCAGCTGGAACAGCTGGACACACGGCTGGCGCATAAACAACACTTGTTCTACGCCTATGCGCAGGCTTTCCTTGGCCTCCAAGGGGTAAGCCTATTCCACGCGCCCGAAGGTTCGGTGTCGAACAATTGGTTGGTGACGCTGGTGCTGGACCCCGCCCGCGCCGGCGACCGCGACCACCTGCTAACGGTCCTAAACGACGCGGGCGTCATGACCCGCCCAATCTGGACCCTGATGCACCGCCTGCCGATGTACCAAGACGCGCCGCGCGCCGACCTCACGCAGGCTGAGGATCTGGAGGCGCGCGTGGTCAACATCCCGTCGTCAGCTTATCTGGGCTCACGGGAGGGCACGGCCGCATGA